One Methylosinus sp. LW4 genomic region harbors:
- a CDS encoding M3 family oligoendopeptidase: MPHLHARVQAPLRDAVSEAEAGGPGPALPEWNLADLYAAPDSPALAADIAAAEKEASAFAAAYRGRLSEIASGATASETLGEAVRRYEALQDLLGRIMSYAGLVYAGDTTDPARAKFYGDIQDKITEISTQLLFFQLELNRIDDAILDAAAAKAPLAHWKPWLEDIRMEKPYELSDELERLFHEKSVTGRAAWNRLFDETIASLRFSIGGKELTIEPALNLMQDTREEVRREAALAVGATLKANLRTFALVTNTLAKDKEIGDRWRGFEDVADSRHLSNRVEPEVVAALVESVTKAHPKLSHRYYKLKAKWFGKEALDYWDRNAPLPSVPSHNYSWDEARDIVLTAYSGFAPQMAEIASRFFDKSWIDAPVRPGKAPGAFAHPTVPSAHPYVLVNFQGKTRDVMTLAHELGHGVHQVLASRQGALMAPTPLTLAETASVFGEMLTFRSLLAQTTDVEKKRALLASKVEDMLNTVVRQIAFYSFERKVHTERKKGELTADKLCELWMSVQSDSLGPAIRLGEGYESFWAYIPHFVHSPFYVYAYAFGDCLVNSLYGVYQKAETGFAERYFGLLEAGGAKPYNELLAPFGLDARDPAFWGIGLEMIEGLIAELEAMEG, from the coding sequence ATGCCGCATCTTCACGCCCGCGTCCAAGCCCCTCTTCGCGACGCCGTCTCCGAGGCCGAGGCCGGCGGCCCCGGCCCCGCGCTCCCCGAATGGAATCTCGCCGATCTCTACGCCGCGCCGGATTCGCCGGCGCTGGCCGCCGACATTGCGGCGGCGGAGAAGGAGGCCTCGGCCTTCGCGGCCGCCTATCGCGGCCGCCTGAGCGAGATCGCGAGCGGCGCGACGGCGAGCGAGACGCTCGGCGAGGCCGTGCGGCGCTATGAGGCGCTACAGGACCTGTTGGGCCGAATCATGTCCTATGCGGGTCTGGTCTACGCCGGCGACACCACCGACCCCGCGCGCGCCAAATTCTATGGCGACATTCAGGACAAGATCACCGAAATTTCCACGCAGCTGCTGTTCTTCCAGCTCGAGCTGAACCGCATCGACGACGCAATTCTCGACGCCGCGGCGGCGAAGGCGCCGCTCGCGCATTGGAAGCCCTGGCTCGAAGATATTCGCATGGAGAAGCCCTATGAGCTCTCCGACGAGCTGGAGCGTCTCTTCCACGAGAAATCCGTCACCGGCCGCGCCGCCTGGAACCGCCTTTTCGACGAGACCATCGCCTCGCTGCGCTTTTCGATCGGCGGCAAGGAGCTGACGATCGAGCCTGCGCTCAATTTAATGCAGGATACGCGCGAGGAGGTGCGGCGCGAAGCCGCGCTCGCCGTCGGCGCGACGCTGAAAGCCAATCTGCGCACCTTCGCGCTCGTCACCAACACGCTCGCCAAGGACAAGGAGATCGGCGATCGTTGGCGCGGCTTCGAGGATGTCGCCGATTCGCGCCATCTCTCCAACCGCGTCGAGCCCGAAGTCGTCGCGGCGCTGGTGGAAAGCGTGACGAAAGCGCATCCCAAGCTGTCGCATCGCTATTACAAGCTCAAGGCCAAATGGTTCGGCAAGGAGGCGCTGGACTATTGGGACCGCAATGCGCCGCTCCCCTCCGTCCCCTCGCATAATTACAGCTGGGACGAGGCGCGCGACATCGTTCTCACGGCCTATAGCGGCTTCGCGCCGCAAATGGCGGAGATCGCCTCGCGCTTCTTCGACAAGAGCTGGATCGACGCGCCGGTGCGGCCGGGCAAGGCGCCCGGCGCCTTCGCGCATCCGACCGTGCCGTCGGCGCATCCTTATGTTCTGGTCAATTTCCAGGGCAAGACGCGCGATGTGATGACGCTGGCCCATGAGCTCGGCCATGGCGTGCATCAGGTGCTGGCCTCGCGCCAAGGCGCGCTGATGGCGCCGACGCCGCTGACGCTCGCCGAGACGGCCTCCGTCTTCGGCGAGATGCTGACCTTCCGCTCGCTCTTGGCGCAGACGACCGACGTCGAGAAGAAGCGCGCGCTGCTCGCCTCCAAAGTGGAGGACATGCTCAACACTGTGGTGCGGCAGATCGCTTTCTATTCCTTCGAGCGCAAGGTGCACACCGAGCGCAAGAAGGGCGAGCTGACCGCCGACAAGCTCTGCGAGCTGTGGATGAGCGTGCAGAGCGACAGTCTCGGCCCGGCCATTCGGCTCGGCGAAGGATACGAATCCTTCTGGGCCTATATTCCGCATTTCGTGCATTCGCCCTTCTATGTCTACGCCTACGCCTTCGGCGATTGTCTCGTGAACTCGCTCTATGGCGTCTATCAAAAGGCGGAGACGGGCTTCGCCGAGCGCTATTTCGGCCTGCTCGAGGCCGGCGGCGCCAAGCCCTATAATGAGCTGCTCGCCCCCTTCGGTCTCGACGCGCGCGATCCCGCCTTTTGGGGCATAGGGCTCGAGATGATCGAGGGGCTGATCGCGGAGCTGGAGGCGATGGAGGGGTAG
- a CDS encoding DUF1640 domain-containing protein has protein sequence MSATITFDTLKFVEKLESGGFSHAQAKAAAEAFAEASSQEFTTKADLAALQMELRASEQKLEAKIATTAADLKVDILRWLIVTQLALGGFLFAAMKFTR, from the coding sequence ATGAGCGCCACCATCACATTCGATACGCTGAAATTCGTCGAGAAGCTCGAGTCCGGCGGCTTTTCGCACGCTCAAGCGAAAGCCGCGGCGGAGGCTTTCGCCGAGGCGTCGAGCCAGGAGTTCACCACCAAGGCCGATTTGGCGGCTCTTCAGATGGAGCTGCGGGCCTCGGAGCAGAAGCTCGAAGCCAAGATTGCGACCACCGCCGCCGATTTGAAGGTCGATATTCTCCGCTGGCTGATCGTGACGCAACTCGCCCTCGGCGGCTTCCTGTTCGCCGCGATGAAATTCACACGCTGA
- a CDS encoding VOC family protein, whose amino-acid sequence MSNLRCVELKAFVPAKDFELSKRFYQELGFTLASDGDGVAYFHHETVSFLLQNFYVKEFAENLMLHLLVEDVDAWKAKVDESGIGARYGVKISDVQRQPWRMRDFTLVDPSGVLWRIGQNVE is encoded by the coding sequence ATGTCGAATTTGCGATGCGTTGAATTAAAGGCCTTCGTGCCGGCGAAGGATTTCGAGCTCTCAAAGCGCTTCTATCAGGAATTGGGTTTCACGCTCGCCTCGGACGGCGATGGCGTCGCCTATTTCCATCACGAGACTGTGAGCTTCCTGCTGCAGAATTTCTACGTGAAGGAATTCGCCGAGAATCTGATGCTGCATCTGCTGGTCGAGGATGTCGACGCGTGGAAGGCGAAGGTCGATGAGAGCGGGATCGGCGCGCGCTATGGCGTCAAAATCTCGGATGTGCAGCGCCAGCCATGGCGGATGCGCGATTTCACATTGGTCGATCCGTCAGGCGTGTTGTGGCGGATCGGGCAGAATGTGGAGTGA
- a CDS encoding ROK family protein, with amino-acid sequence MTREPFRIGVDLGGTKTEAIAMGPMGETLARRRAPTPAHDYAAVLATIGGLVLDLEREIGGRGSVGVGTPGVISPRTGLVKNSNTTGLNGRPLDKDLAALLERPVRLENDANCFALSEAVDGAGAGARVVFGVILGTGVGGGVVVDGEVLQGVNKVAGEWGHTPLPWMTPDEFPGRLCYCGHYGCVETFLAGPALAYDYGQRSGTEASGEEIAARAAAGEAAARHALEVYRDRLSRALAGIVNLLDPDVIVLGGGVSNIDFIYEGLRDLVEKQAFSDAIDTRILRNVHGDSGGVRGAAWLWGGPDRES; translated from the coding sequence ATGACCAGAGAACCCTTCCGCATCGGCGTCGATCTCGGCGGCACCAAGACAGAGGCGATCGCCATGGGTCCCATGGGCGAGACGCTGGCGCGCCGGCGCGCGCCGACGCCCGCGCATGATTACGCCGCCGTTCTGGCGACCATCGGCGGCCTCGTGCTCGATCTCGAGCGCGAGATCGGCGGGCGCGGCAGCGTCGGCGTCGGCACGCCGGGCGTCATCTCTCCGCGCACCGGCCTCGTGAAAAACTCCAACACGACGGGGCTCAACGGCAGACCGCTCGACAAGGATCTCGCGGCGCTGCTCGAGCGCCCGGTGCGGCTCGAGAATGACGCCAATTGCTTCGCCCTGTCGGAGGCCGTGGACGGCGCCGGGGCGGGGGCGCGCGTGGTCTTCGGCGTGATATTGGGAACGGGAGTCGGCGGCGGCGTCGTCGTCGATGGCGAGGTTCTGCAGGGCGTCAACAAGGTGGCGGGCGAATGGGGCCATACGCCGTTGCCCTGGATGACGCCGGACGAATTTCCCGGGCGGCTCTGCTATTGTGGCCATTATGGCTGCGTGGAGACTTTTCTCGCCGGCCCGGCGCTCGCCTATGATTATGGCCAGCGCAGCGGCACCGAGGCGAGCGGCGAGGAGATCGCCGCGCGCGCCGCGGCGGGCGAGGCGGCGGCGCGCCATGCGCTGGAAGTCTATCGAGACCGCCTGTCGCGCGCGCTGGCGGGCATCGTCAATCTGCTCGATCCAGATGTGATCGTGCTCGGCGGCGGCGTGTCCAATATCGATTTCATCTATGAGGGCCTGCGCGATCTGGTCGAGAAGCAGGCGTTCTCGGACGCCATCGACACGCGCATATTGCGCAATGTGCATGGCGACTCGGGCGGTGTGCGCGGCGCGGCCTGGCTGTGGGGCGGGCCGGACCGCGAGAGCTGA